The Stratiformator vulcanicus genome has a segment encoding these proteins:
- a CDS encoding enolase C-terminal domain-like protein, with the protein MNRRQFTTSLLAAGLWGKLATSAEIPPDLKITRAVGFDLHTTRPKYVGRNANRGENGRKSYEKMVRLWTNVGVEAIGRCWRPEKDLAQIVGTNPFADFDLSSRRIESPLGPRTMILWDLLGRLLNKPVYQLLGDAKSDRTPVYDGSIYFSDLIPKHANRWQDRFREEIDLSLDMGHRFFKLKVGRGHKWMKGEAGHRRDIEVVKLVREHAGEKVGIGVDANNTFGPDHARRFLKETADCKLDFLEEPFPEKVEPCVALKEFIKDEGLNTLLADGEGTSHVEQFRPLVEAKAVDVLQGDMYGLGIEGIMAESALAAPAGIQIAPHNWSSLLSIYMQAHVGLVLPNFYRAEHDPLSSDLLIADGYEIKDGHITVPDAPGFGLRLDEKRFANAKVNFDLRA; encoded by the coding sequence ATGAATCGCCGACAATTCACGACTTCACTGCTCGCCGCAGGCCTGTGGGGAAAACTTGCCACGTCGGCGGAGATCCCGCCCGATCTTAAAATCACCCGCGCCGTCGGCTTCGACTTGCACACGACGCGGCCGAAGTACGTCGGTCGCAACGCCAACCGTGGCGAGAACGGTCGCAAGTCCTACGAGAAAATGGTCCGCCTCTGGACCAACGTCGGCGTCGAAGCGATCGGCAGATGCTGGCGACCGGAGAAAGACCTCGCCCAAATCGTCGGCACCAATCCTTTCGCCGACTTCGACCTCTCGTCGCGACGCATCGAGAGCCCGCTCGGGCCGCGGACGATGATCCTGTGGGACCTGCTCGGCCGATTGTTGAATAAACCGGTCTATCAACTCCTGGGTGATGCGAAGTCGGACCGCACGCCGGTTTATGACGGCTCCATCTATTTCAGCGATCTCATCCCCAAGCACGCCAACCGCTGGCAGGACCGCTTTCGCGAGGAGATCGACCTCAGCCTCGACATGGGACACCGTTTCTTCAAATTGAAGGTGGGCCGCGGTCACAAATGGATGAAGGGCGAAGCCGGGCACCGGCGGGATATCGAAGTCGTTAAACTCGTCCGCGAACATGCCGGCGAAAAAGTCGGCATCGGCGTCGACGCCAACAACACCTTCGGCCCCGACCACGCCCGCCGATTTTTAAAAGAGACGGCCGACTGCAAGCTCGATTTTCTGGAAGAACCATTTCCGGAAAAAGTCGAACCCTGTGTCGCGCTGAAAGAGTTCATTAAGGATGAAGGTCTGAATACGCTGCTCGCCGACGGCGAAGGCACTTCCCACGTCGAGCAATTTCGACCACTCGTCGAGGCGAAGGCCGTCGATGTCCTTCAGGGAGATATGTACGGCCTCGGCATCGAAGGCATCATGGCCGAAAGTGCCCTCGCCGCCCCTGCGGGCATTCAAATCGCCCCGCACAACTGGAGTTCGCTGCTTTCGATCTATATGCAAGCTCACGTCGGCCTCGTGCTCCCCAACTTTTATCGAGCGGAGCACGACCCGCTGTCGTCTGATTTGCTCATCGCCGACGGCTACGAAATTAAAGACGGCCACATCACCGTCCCCGACGCCCCGGGCTTCGGTCTAAGGCTCGACGAAAAACGATTCGCAAACGCCAAGGTGAACTTCGACCTCCGCGCATGA
- a CDS encoding bifunctional nuclease family protein, translating into MLVRMELSRIIISEINEQQVITLDEVDGDRSFPILIGIFEATCIDRRVKGDVPPRPLTHDLIRNSIEEMGGEVQDVVVSSLLDHTYYANIRVRNEGELIEIDSRPSDAIALAMHFDPPLPIYVSDDVLSEVS; encoded by the coding sequence GTGCTCGTACGCATGGAACTGAGCCGGATCATTATCAGCGAAATCAACGAGCAGCAGGTCATCACCCTCGATGAGGTTGATGGGGACCGCTCGTTTCCCATTTTGATCGGGATTTTCGAGGCAACCTGCATCGATCGACGGGTCAAGGGGGACGTCCCGCCGCGACCGCTGACGCATGACCTGATTCGCAATTCGATCGAAGAGATGGGGGGCGAAGTGCAGGATGTCGTGGTCAGCAGCCTGCTCGACCACACCTATTACGCGAACATTCGCGTCCGCAACGAAGGCGAACTGATCGAAATCGACAGCCGACCGAGTGATGCGATCGCTCTGGCCATGCACTTCGACCCGCCGCTGCCGATTTATGTGTCGGACGACGTGTTGTCGGAGGTGTCGTAA
- a CDS encoding 3-oxoacyl-ACP synthase III family protein: protein MQENSPHYPAASPTGKEAAVAVKSRSPAAEQTFRRSDRTNRLTGIRIVGTGSYVPDRVVTNHELEQSYGFEPGWIERRSGILERRYAFPHQATSDLCYEAAKRAMEAAGVTADEIDLCVVGTFTPDSGCPSTACLVQDRLGLDAPAFDVQAACSGFMYALMTASQFVATGNSRLALVIGGDVNSRIVDAKDQRTAPLFGDGAGAVLVSRGGPEQGLVCYQAGADGSGGPLLEMVSGGTRKPSTAETVAAGEHFLQMDGRNVFKWAVRAVTETIDLVLEKSELSPHEISLYLLHQANARILKAAMDPFGVPPEKVWSNLDRYGNTSAASIPLAMDEAYRSGLIEPGDLLLMSGFGAGLTWNTGIFRW, encoded by the coding sequence ATGCAAGAGAACTCGCCGCATTACCCGGCCGCTTCTCCCACGGGGAAAGAGGCCGCGGTTGCCGTTAAGTCGCGTTCGCCCGCGGCGGAGCAGACGTTTCGTCGGTCGGACCGAACGAATCGCCTCACCGGCATTCGCATCGTCGGGACCGGCTCGTACGTTCCGGACCGTGTCGTGACGAACCACGAGCTCGAACAGTCCTACGGTTTTGAGCCGGGTTGGATCGAGCGACGCAGCGGAATTCTCGAACGCCGGTATGCCTTTCCGCACCAAGCCACCAGTGACCTCTGCTACGAGGCCGCCAAACGGGCGATGGAAGCCGCGGGTGTGACCGCTGATGAGATCGACCTGTGCGTTGTCGGAACATTCACGCCCGACTCGGGCTGCCCGTCGACCGCCTGCCTCGTGCAAGATCGGCTCGGTCTCGATGCCCCTGCGTTCGACGTACAGGCCGCGTGCAGCGGATTCATGTACGCCCTGATGACCGCATCGCAATTCGTTGCCACAGGCAACAGTCGCCTCGCGCTCGTCATCGGTGGCGACGTCAACAGCCGGATCGTCGACGCGAAAGACCAGCGCACCGCACCCCTGTTCGGCGACGGAGCCGGTGCGGTCCTCGTCTCCCGCGGCGGACCCGAACAGGGACTCGTCTGCTATCAAGCCGGGGCCGATGGCAGTGGCGGACCGCTGCTCGAAATGGTCTCCGGCGGCACGCGCAAGCCCTCAACGGCCGAAACCGTCGCGGCGGGAGAACACTTCCTTCAAATGGACGGTCGCAACGTCTTCAAATGGGCGGTCCGAGCCGTCACCGAGACGATCGACCTCGTTCTCGAAAAGTCCGAACTGTCGCCGCACGAGATCAGCCTCTACCTGCTCCATCAGGCTAACGCCCGCATCCTCAAAGCGGCGATGGACCCGTTCGGCGTGCCACCCGAAAAGGTTTGGAGCAACCTCGACCGCTACGGCAATACCTCCGCGGCGTCGATCCCCCTGGCCATGGACGAAGCCTATCGCTCCGGCCTCATCGAACCGGGCGACCTCCTGCTCATGTCCGGATTCGGAGCCGGCCTCACCTGGAACACCGGCATCTTCCGCTGGTGA
- the metK gene encoding methionine adenosyltransferase — protein MSDYLFTSESVSMGHPDKVSDQVSDGVLDALLAQDPMSRVACETLCTTDFLCLAGEITANADVDYEQVARDVVRSIGYTHDDIGFDADGCTVDVKLHSQSGDIAQGVDREGAGDQGLMFGYACTQTKELMPLPIALSHRIINRLAEARFAGEVNWLRPDSKSQVTVRYDENDVPQAIDAVVVSTQHADSATNEEIREFVIEDVIKKSLPEQFVGDAIKYHINPTGRFVIGGPHGDAGLTGRKIIVDTYGGWGRHGGGAFSGKDSTKVDRSAAYMARYVAKNIVAAGLAKECEVQLAYAIGVADPVSVHCNTHGSAQVSEDKLTELVREHFKLTPKGIIETLDLRRPIFRKTASGGHFGRSEPEFSWEATNKAAALREAAGLDGAPAPLAEALV, from the coding sequence ATGTCCGACTATTTGTTTACTTCCGAGTCGGTCAGCATGGGGCACCCGGATAAGGTGTCGGACCAGGTTTCAGACGGCGTGCTCGATGCGCTGCTTGCTCAGGACCCGATGAGCCGGGTCGCCTGCGAAACGCTTTGCACGACCGATTTTCTCTGCCTCGCCGGCGAGATCACCGCGAACGCGGACGTTGATTACGAACAGGTCGCCCGCGACGTCGTTCGCTCGATCGGTTACACGCACGATGACATCGGCTTTGACGCCGACGGCTGCACCGTCGACGTCAAACTGCACAGCCAGAGCGGCGACATCGCACAGGGTGTTGATCGCGAAGGGGCCGGCGATCAGGGGTTGATGTTCGGCTACGCCTGCACGCAGACCAAAGAACTGATGCCGCTGCCGATCGCCCTGTCGCATCGGATCATCAATCGCCTTGCCGAAGCCCGCTTTGCCGGTGAAGTCAACTGGCTGCGGCCCGACAGCAAAAGTCAGGTCACCGTTCGTTACGACGAGAACGACGTTCCGCAGGCAATCGACGCCGTGGTCGTTTCGACGCAGCACGCCGACTCAGCGACCAACGAAGAGATTCGCGAATTCGTGATCGAGGACGTGATCAAGAAGTCGCTGCCGGAGCAGTTCGTTGGCGATGCGATCAAGTATCACATCAACCCGACCGGCCGCTTCGTGATCGGCGGTCCGCACGGAGATGCGGGCCTGACCGGTCGGAAGATTATTGTCGACACCTACGGCGGCTGGGGCCGTCACGGCGGCGGTGCTTTTAGTGGCAAAGATTCGACCAAGGTCGACCGCTCCGCGGCTTACATGGCCCGCTACGTGGCGAAGAACATCGTCGCTGCCGGACTCGCCAAAGAGTGCGAAGTGCAGCTCGCTTACGCGATCGGTGTCGCCGATCCGGTCAGCGTTCACTGCAACACGCACGGCTCGGCTCAGGTCTCTGAAGACAAGCTGACGGAACTTGTTCGTGAGCACTTCAAGCTGACGCCCAAGGGCATCATCGAGACGCTCGATCTGCGCCGGCCGATCTTCCGCAAGACCGCCAGCGGCGGCCACTTCGGCCGATCGGAGCCGGAATTCTCTTGGGAAGCGACCAACAAGGCCGCCGCCTTGCGAGAAGCCGCCGGCCTTGATGGTGCGCCTGCACCGCTGGCCGAGGCGCTCGTCTGA